A genomic window from Fusarium verticillioides 7600 chromosome 5, whole genome shotgun sequence includes:
- a CDS encoding hypothetical protein (At least one base has a quality score < 10), with protein sequence MSINSLLKLKLLSCLYSVFSHQSPTMAPGALIDESSQTPLPQVKNADAPRSIFPDGIRTSGQHPPLYDALKPYSDFPKEITGPTLWRKEDYENSPERWTHPFTDEEIQELSDTADAFIASGTPLTGISKSNFPLPNLGKVLESLREDLLNGKGFILFKRFPAGEWGPLKNAVAYMGLGTYIGYFVSQNGLGHVLGHVKDVGDDATQIDRVRIYRTTARQYFHADDSDIVGLLCVHRAKEGGESDIVSIHNVWNDLQKNNPDVAELLTQPIWYFDRKGETSVGEEEWIRNPIFYIENGGQGRVYCKWDPYFVRSLTRFSDKGLIPALSEEQKHAMTVLEETCQKLALHMILEVGDIQFVSNTHLLHARTAYTDHLPPVPRRHLLRLWLSTPETEGGWALPFHDSQEKKREAFRLTTLHQDAL encoded by the exons ATGTCAATTAACTCACTACTCAAATTGAAATTGTTGTCTTGTCTTTATAGCGTCTTCTCACATCAATCACCTACAATGGCTCCAGGTGCTCTTATCGACGAGTCTTCTCAGACTCCTCTCCCCCAAGTCAAGAACGCAGATGCCCCTCGTTCAATCTTCCCCGATGGTATCCGTACCTCGggtcaacatcctcctctttaTGACGCATTAAAGCCTTACTCTGATTTCCCCAAGGAGATCACTGGTCCTACACTTTGGAGGAAGGAGGACTACGAGAACTCACCTGAGCGATGGACTCACCCTTTcaccgatgaggagattCAAGAGTTGAGCGATACAGCTGATGCTTTCATCGCCAGTGGTACTCCCCTCACTGGTATCTCCAAG TCAAACTTCCCTCTTCCAAACTTGGGTAAAGTGCTCGAGTCTCTTCGAGAAGACcttctcaacggcaaggGATTCATCCTTTTCAAACGCTTCCCAGCTGGAGAATGGGGTCCTCTCAAGAACGCAGTAGCCTACATGGGTCTCGGTACATACATCGGCTACTTTGTCTCCCAAAACGGCCTGGGCCATGTCCTCGGCCACGtcaaggatgttggtgatgatgctacACAAATCGACCGCGTTCGCATCTACCGCACAACAGCCCGTCAGTACTTCCATGCCGACGACTCTGACATCGTCGGTCTTCTCTGCGTCCACCGTGCCAAGGAGGGTGGTGAGAGTGATATCGTCAGCATTCACAATGTCTGGAATGATCTTCAGAAGAACAACCCCGAtgttgctgagcttctgaCACAACCAATCTGGTACTTTGACCGTAAGGGCGAGACATCagttggtgaggaggaatggATCCGAAACCCCATCTTCTACATCGAGAATGGAGGCCAGGGTCGAGTTTACTGCAAGTGGGATCCTTACTTTGTGAGATCTCTCACAAGATTTTCTGACAAGGGTCTTATTCCTGCTCTAAgtgaggagcagaagcatGCTATGACTGTGCTGGAGGAGACTTGCCAGAAGTTGGCCTTACATATGattcttgaggttggagatatTCAGTTCGTCAGCAACACACATCTCCTCCATGCACGAACAGCATACACAG ACCACCTTCCTCCTGTTCCTCGCAgacatcttcttcgactATGGCTCTCTACTCCCGAGACCGAAGGCGGATGGGCTCTTCCTTTCCATGATagccaggagaagaagagagaggcaTTCAGGTTAACAACACTGCACCAAGATGCCCTCTAG
- a CDS encoding hypothetical protein (At least one base has a quality score < 10), whose product MSIHAAADLSDAALGGPIRIKDEYFIDNYNRVLSLRGLNISGASKLPTEPNGLSHLDHGFYENHRIVTFVGRPFPLEDAPLHFRRLQAWGAPFVRLLVTWESIGHAGPEPEDLDTEYIDYLRQLIELMPEYGIKCFVCAHQDVWSRYSGGSGAPGWTFEVVGLDIEAFTDTGAAYVHSQDEKKRASEPPNPREPGGPFLWPSGYQKLAASTMATLFWAGDALAPNLKCRRKKDAGDEVSAQQFLQDACVEAFGRLADEVSHLEACIGFEPMNEPHRGLVNLHHFHFWNYDTDLHIGHCPSLAQALALGSGYAQDVDYYVKTWPFPTRVSHKSRIDPKGRSAWLSLNDQPIGHGRGMGECLWRAHGVWEWDEKKKTARIRDDDYFEVDHRPGREGMPIKWYNDCYAPFLQKFTERVSRKKARQFSFIEPVPNEFIPPWPTQDRDNKKWLQRKYAEKEVIKVPRPTNFVYAPHLLRILTVLFNKSHSWMSRPTSKGLTRGMFVLNALYFWCRGTSDTITERSLATIVKYGKKSLGKVPMVIGEIGPLVRYQIRQKLSAQAATTRNAI is encoded by the coding sequence ATGTCCATCCACGCAGCAGCTGACCTCTCGGACGCTGCGTTAGGCGGTCCAATTCGTATCAAGGACGAGTACTTTATCGACAACTACAACCGCGTCCTCTCCCTCCGCGGTCTAAACATCTCGGGTGCTTCTAAATTACCCACTGAGCCCAACGGCCTGTCTCACCTGGACCATGGCTTCTATGAGAACCATCGCATCGTCACTTTTGTGGGTAGGCCTTTTCCATTGGAAGATGCGCCGCTGCACTTTCGGCGTCTGCAGGCTTGGGGTGCGCCCTTTGTGAGATTGCTTGTTACCTGGGAGTCAATTGGTCATGCTGGGCCAGAACCTGAGGACCTGGATACAGAGTATATCGACTACCTGCGCCAATTGATTGAGCTCATGCCGGAGTATGGTATTAAGTGCTTTGTCTGTGCGCACCAAGATGTTTGGAGTCGGTATAGTGGTGGAAGTGGTGCGCCTGGCTGGACATTTGAAGTTGTAggtctcgatatcgaggcCTTCACCGACACCGGCGCTGCGTATGTCCACAGtcaggatgagaagaaacgTGCGAGTGAACCACCAAATCCAAGAGAGCCAGGTGGTCCATTCCTGTGGCCTTCGGGTTACCAGAAGCTCGCTGCGTCGACAATGGCTACTCTCTTTTGGGCTGGTGATGCTTTAGCTCCCAATCTCAAATGTCGTCGCAAAAAGGAcgctggtgatgaggtaTCAGCACAACAATTCCTTCAAGACGCCTGCGTTGAAGCCTTCGGTCGCCTCGCAGACGAAGTCAGTCATCTCGAAGCATGCATTGGCTTTGAACCTATGAACGAACCCCATCGCGGCCTGGTCAACCTTCATCATTTCCACTTCTGGAACTACGACACCGACTTACACATCGGCCACTGCCCATCCCTCGCACAGGCTCTCGCCCTTGGAAGTGGCTATGCCCAAGATGTCGATTACTACGTCAAAACATGGCCATTCCCAACTCGTGTATCCCACAAGTCTCGTATTGACCCCAAGGGTCGCTCTGCATGGCTGTCCCTCAATGATCAGCCTATCGGCCACGGTCGGGGAATGGGTGAATGCCTGTGGCGCGCCCATGGCGTCTGGGAGTGGgacgaaaagaagaagacagcgCGCATTCGCGACGATGACTACTTTGAAGTTGATCATCGGCCGGGTCGTGAGGGAATGCCTATTAAGTGGTACAATGACTGCTATGCGCCTTTTCTGCAAAAGTTCACGGAGCGTGTGTCGCGCAAGAAGGCGAGGCAGTTTAGCTTCATTGAGCCGGTCCCCAATGAGTTCATCCCGCCTTGGCCGACACAGGATCGTGACAACAAGAAATGGCTTCAGCGGAAGTATGCCGAGAAGGAAGTGATCAAGGTTCCACGCCCGACGAACTTTGTGTACGCGCCTCATTTGTTACGGATCTTAACCGTCCTTTTTAACAAGAGTCATTCGTGGATGAGCCGTCCAACGTCCAAAGGTCTCACGCGAGGGATGTTTGTCCTCAACGCGCTCTACTTTTGGTGTCGGGGGACTTCCGACACAATTACAGAGCGCAGCTTGGCAACCATTGTCAAGTACGGAAAGAAATCGCTGGGTAAAGTCCCCATGGTCATTGGTGAGATTGGCCCTCTCGTACGATATCAAATAAGGCAGAAGCTTTCCGCACAGGCTGCTACGACACGCAACGCCATTTGA
- a CDS encoding oxidoreductase, with the protein MSSEPITFAIIGVGLIGPRHAQTVIKNSQAKLVAVVDLMPNGEQLAQELGAAYFKSVTDMLQSSTKPQAAIICTPNHTHVPLAHELSSAGIHILIEKPFCTDIQSGKDLVDHLDKLDVKALVAHHRRFNPYMMTAKETVGSGSLGKVIAVSGIWATYKPMEYFDPPREWRRENTGGVVLINLVHEIDLLHYLFGPITRIHAEKTISQRGFEAEEGAVLTLRFKSGAVGSFLFSDNVPSPHNFESGTGENPLIPKTGKDFYRIFGTDASLSVPDMTLSSYPEGGKSWHQELVQKNIPVPDGVPFELQLDHFIKVIRGEATPSCTPRDGLAALVVCQAVKEALKEDKTVDIDTSDFGL; encoded by the coding sequence atgtcttccGAGCCCATCACATTCGCCATCATTGGTGTCGGCTTGATTGGGCCTCGTCACGCCCAGACTGTGATCAAGAATAGCCAAGCAAAGCTGGTAGCTGTTGTCGATCTCATGCCAAATGGCGAACAACTagctcaagagcttggagctgcCTACTTCAAATCCGTGACCGATATGCTGCAATCGTCGACTAAGCCTCAGGCAGCCATTATCTGCACGCCCAATCATACGCACGTCCCCCTTGCTCACGAGTTATCCTCAGCAGGTATTCATATTCTTATCGAAAAGCCTTTTTGTACAGATATTCAGAGTGGCAAGGATTTGGTTGATCATCTCGATAAGTTAGACGTCAAGGCTTTGGTCGCTCATCATCGGCGATTCAATCCCTATATGATGACTGCAAAAGAAACTGTTGGCTCAGGTTCTCTTGGAAAGGTCATTGCAGTGAGTGGAATTTGGGCGACTTATAAACCAATGGAATACTTTGACCCTCCACGGGAATGGCGAAGAGAGAATACGGGCGGTGttgttctcatcaatctcgtCCATGAGATCGATCTGTTGCACTATCTCTTTGGTCCCATTACACGGATTCATGCAGAAAAGACGATATCACAACGTGggtttgaggctgaagagggTGCAGTTCTGACACTTCGATTCAAGTCCGGTGCCGTCGGAAGCTTCCTGTTCTCAGACAATGTTCCGTCACCGCATAACTTTGAGTCCGGTACTGGAGAGAACCCTCTGATTCCTAAGACTGGAAAGGACTTTTATCGTATCTTTGGCACCGATGCATCATTAAGTGTGCCAGATATGACCCTATCTTCCTATCCTGAAGGCGGAAAGTCATGGCACCAAGAGCTTGTTCAGAAGAACATCCCTGTCCCCGATGGTGTGCCTTTCGAGCTACAGTTGGATCACTTCATCAAGGTTATTCGTGGTGAGGCGACTCCGAGTTGCACGCCGAGAGATGGCCTAGCTGCACTTGTTGTCTGCCAGGCTGTGAAAGAGGCATTAaaggaggacaagacagTGGATATTGACACTTCTGATTTTGGACTCTAA